TTTCCCGACGTACCGACGTAGATCAGTTCCTGGTCGCCGAGCAGCTCGCCGAGTCGGCGCAGGACCGAGCGCTGGTCGTCGCTGCCGCTGTCGCCGTAGTTCGCGGTGTAGCCGTTCGGGAGCGTCTGGTCCATCAGGAAGTGGCCGAGCTTGCGGAGCTTCTCGGTCGCGGTGAACGCGATCCCGTGCTTCTTCATGAACTCCACGAGGTCGACGTACTGCGCGACGTACCCGCGGGCGTAGCCGCTGGTCGCCTCCCGGTACCCGCCGTCGGGGTAGGTCGAGTCGTTCAGCTGACCGGCCAGGAAGTCGGCTGCGTTGGTCCGCCAGCCCGCGGCCGCGGTGAACTCCGGCAGGTAGACGGCGGCGTGCAGCAGCGAGATCTTCTGGGTCTGCATCCAGTTCGGGCTGTCGTGGACGTTGCCTTGCAGATGGAGGCCCGATCGGTACATCGTCTTCAGGATCTTGACGTTCTCCTCCGCGTCCAGCGAAGGACTCGTGCGCAGGATCTCGTACGCCGCCGTCCAGTTGTCCAGCCGTCGCGCGGTGTCCAGGCTGCGTGGATACGAGCCCGCGCCGTACTCGGTGCCGTACCCGTCGGCATCGGAGATGAAGTCGGTCATCGTGTCGATCAGGACGTCGGCGTACTTCTCGTCGGCGGTCTTCTGGTACGCCGTGGCGAGCGGACCGGCGAAGAAGAAGCGCGCCAACTGGTACCAGTACTCCTTGTCGGCGCCGGTCGGCAGCAGCCAGTCGAAGCCGCCGGGGTCGCCCTGCCAGGAGTACGTGTTCTGCACGGTGTTCTTCCAGGTGCGGGTGCTCTCCACGAACGTCTCGGAGTTGCTGAACACCATGACGTCCTTGGCCGCGTCCGCCCGCCCGGTCAGCGTCAGTGTCGCGCTGCGCACACCGGAGACTCCGGTCAGATCGAACTGCAGGTAGGCCTTCCGGGTCTCGTCCGTGAACGGACCGTTGCCTTGGTCCCGGACCTGGACCTGGTCCTTGGCGCCGTACGCCGTACCCGCGTCGGCACCTGCCTTGATGTACGTGTCGGCCGTGGGGTTGAGTGTCCGCACCGACCCGTCGTCGAGCGTCAGCCGCAACGCCGGCTTGCCCGAAGCCTTCTCGCGGCTGTTGACAGCGACCGTGACCGGATCCTTGATCCGCGCCATCAGCAGGAAGCCGGCGGCTCCACTCGTGATCGCGGAGGTGACATCAGCGCTGACGGCCGCCTCCTGGGGCCCGAAGCGCACCGTAGTCCGGTAGGCCTCGCCGGAGCCCAGCGTCCAGATGTGGTCGGGCGTCAACTCGAGAACACCGGGCCAGTCCTTGTGCGTGAACTTGCCGGCATCGTTGGCCGGTCGGCCCCGGTAGTAGGCGAGCAGTTCACGCTTGGCCGCGGCGTAGTCACCTTTCTGTACGGCGGCCTGAACCTGGCTCAACCCAGCCACGCCGTAGTCGAGAAGCCTGAAGAACTCCGCGTCGGACAGATTCTCAGCGGTCGAGGCATCACGGGCCCCCAAAGCCCCGGCAACCACCATCAACGCAGTAGCGGCACCGACAACGCCCGCCCGCAAACTGATACGCATACAACGCTCTCCCCAGGCCATGGTGTTGAAATCAACGAACGAAGACTGGGGCGCCACTCCCTCGTCGCGGCGCCCCAGCCCGGTGTTGGCCGTCAGTCGGCGACGAGGCCGTACCACTTTCCGTAGGAGTAGAACTTCAGGTAGTACTCGGTCCCGTCCTTGACGTTGGAGGCGACCACTTTCCATGTCCTAGGGTCGCCA
This Kribbella sp. NBC_00482 DNA region includes the following protein-coding sequences:
- a CDS encoding heparinase II/III family protein; translation: MRISLRAGVVGAATALMVVAGALGARDASTAENLSDAEFFRLLDYGVAGLSQVQAAVQKGDYAAAKRELLAYYRGRPANDAGKFTHKDWPGVLELTPDHIWTLGSGEAYRTTVRFGPQEAAVSADVTSAITSGAAGFLLMARIKDPVTVAVNSREKASGKPALRLTLDDGSVRTLNPTADTYIKAGADAGTAYGAKDQVQVRDQGNGPFTDETRKAYLQFDLTGVSGVRSATLTLTGRADAAKDVMVFSNSETFVESTRTWKNTVQNTYSWQGDPGGFDWLLPTGADKEYWYQLARFFFAGPLATAYQKTADEKYADVLIDTMTDFISDADGYGTEYGAGSYPRSLDTARRLDNWTAAYEILRTSPSLDAEENVKILKTMYRSGLHLQGNVHDSPNWMQTQKISLLHAAVYLPEFTAAAGWRTNAADFLAGQLNDSTYPDGGYREATSGYARGYVAQYVDLVEFMKKHGIAFTATEKLRKLGHFLMDQTLPNGYTANYGDSGSDDQRSVLRRLGELLGDQELIYVGTSGKAGTKPQHVAARYPDTRVAVSRSGWSAADSYLRYNIDRGPHSHPDELSLVTYAHGRELLVDPGTYSYSSDPRSDWLRKTTEAHNTVEVDDLPQNNKAAGEITHFVNNPAFDLISGNTDASAKAWHARSVLTLRSGVSLVSDQLKPNDTVSHRYEQNWHFLPDANPVQAATSKATVTKFTSGANLAVVPADPEKLTASVRNGYYSPAFYHVSDAKYASYVKQGKGKSTFDTILLPASAAADGAVRINRLAVGTLTPDLATALDIRYGDGTRGTYYKSWASKATRSFGSYSFDGKMLYAEDRSLVMYDGSTVKRAGKVLLTSPVRVNDVAVTYTGTTLRIDGQALTASTDPAKAIGIAAPNTTDVLLNGVRVNFSHTGDLVYAAAAR